From Neobacillus sp. PS2-9, the proteins below share one genomic window:
- the priA gene encoding primosomal protein N': MNIASVIVDVPTKQTDKTFDYLIPEEWIGTIQPGMRVVVPFGPRNIQGFVMDIKAESKFKKLREIIEPMDLEPVLNHELLELGDWLTENTLCFKISAFQVMLPAALKAKYEKKVKLASNARVSDLPLNLQDLFTNNGMVKWEEAISTGIVPVLQREAAKHNLEVIYEVKERVRKKQMKFIRPLVSLEELKEEAKRLSARAEKQKQVLYYFVENFDAIELRKLTAEINTTSSTIKTLVDKQLLTEFELEVYRDPYENRSFERTKPLPLTSSQQTAIEPILDSIENQKHEVFLLYGVTGSGKTEIYLQSIQEVIEKGKEAIVLVPEIALTPQMVNRFKGRFGDLVAVLHSGLSAGEKYDEWRKIQRKEVKVVVGARSAIFAPFENLGIIIIDEEHETSYKQEEMPRYHARDVAVQRAKTYNCPVVLGSATPSLESFARAQKKVYQLLSLPSRMNNQSLPSVDIIDMREELREGNRSMFSRKLFEKLQDRIEKKQQSVLFLNKRGHSSFVMCRDCGYVMNCPYCDISLTYHRVNEHMKCHYCGYETYVPSNCPECSSEYIRYFGTGTQKVEEELGKILPEARIIRMDVDTTGRKGAHERLLKDFQDGKADILLGTQMIAKGLDFPNITLVGVLSADTMLHLPDFRASEKTFQLLTQVSGRAGRHKLPGEVVIQTYTPEHYSVELAGTQDYDLFYQREMMIRKTHHYPPFYYLSLITISHEQLITVVSATEKIVNYVRSQLSKEAVVLGPAASPIPRINNRYRYQCLIKYKREPNMTKTLKTILDQYQMDTKSGLLVSIDVNPFILM, from the coding sequence ATGAATATTGCAAGTGTTATTGTTGATGTCCCAACAAAACAAACGGATAAGACCTTCGATTATTTAATACCCGAAGAATGGATAGGGACCATTCAACCAGGGATGAGGGTAGTTGTCCCTTTCGGACCGAGAAATATTCAGGGATTTGTTATGGACATCAAAGCTGAATCGAAATTTAAAAAGTTAAGAGAAATCATTGAACCAATGGACCTCGAACCCGTGTTGAATCATGAATTATTAGAACTTGGTGACTGGCTGACAGAGAATACACTTTGCTTTAAAATTTCTGCCTTTCAGGTCATGCTGCCGGCTGCATTAAAAGCAAAGTATGAAAAAAAAGTGAAGCTTGCCTCGAATGCAAGGGTTTCTGACCTTCCGCTAAATCTTCAGGATTTGTTTACAAACAATGGAATGGTAAAGTGGGAAGAGGCAATATCTACTGGAATTGTCCCTGTCTTGCAACGTGAAGCAGCCAAACACAATCTTGAAGTAATTTACGAAGTCAAAGAACGAGTACGAAAAAAACAAATGAAGTTTATTCGCCCGCTCGTGTCTCTTGAGGAATTGAAGGAAGAAGCAAAACGTTTATCTGCTAGAGCTGAAAAGCAAAAGCAAGTATTATACTATTTTGTTGAGAATTTTGATGCTATTGAGTTAAGAAAGTTGACAGCAGAAATAAACACCACTTCCTCTACCATTAAAACCCTGGTTGATAAGCAGCTACTTACAGAGTTTGAATTGGAGGTTTATCGGGATCCTTATGAAAATCGATCATTTGAACGAACCAAACCATTACCTCTAACTTCTTCGCAGCAAACAGCCATTGAACCGATTTTAGATTCTATTGAGAATCAAAAACATGAAGTATTTCTCCTCTATGGTGTTACAGGAAGTGGGAAAACGGAAATATACTTACAATCCATACAGGAAGTAATCGAAAAAGGAAAAGAAGCCATTGTTCTTGTTCCAGAAATAGCTCTAACTCCTCAGATGGTTAATCGCTTTAAAGGGAGATTTGGGGATTTAGTTGCGGTATTGCACAGTGGGTTATCAGCTGGTGAAAAATACGATGAATGGCGAAAGATTCAACGTAAGGAAGTAAAGGTGGTTGTCGGAGCTCGTTCCGCTATCTTTGCTCCCTTTGAAAACCTTGGAATTATTATTATTGATGAGGAACATGAAACGAGCTATAAGCAGGAAGAAATGCCGAGGTATCATGCAAGAGACGTGGCAGTTCAAAGAGCTAAGACGTACAACTGTCCCGTAGTCCTTGGCAGTGCTACCCCATCCCTTGAATCGTTTGCAAGGGCACAAAAAAAGGTGTACCAGCTATTGTCGCTGCCAAGTCGTATGAATAACCAATCGCTTCCCTCTGTTGATATTATTGATATGCGAGAGGAGCTTCGTGAAGGAAATCGGTCGATGTTTTCCAGAAAGCTTTTTGAAAAGCTCCAAGATCGGATAGAGAAAAAGCAACAATCTGTCTTATTTTTAAATAAACGAGGTCATTCATCCTTTGTTATGTGCCGGGATTGTGGATATGTCATGAATTGTCCATACTGCGATATTTCCCTTACCTACCATCGGGTAAATGAGCATATGAAATGCCATTATTGCGGTTATGAGACGTATGTTCCTAGTAATTGCCCTGAATGTTCAAGTGAGTATATCCGCTATTTTGGAACGGGCACACAAAAGGTTGAAGAAGAGCTCGGGAAAATTCTCCCAGAAGCAAGAATCATCAGGATGGATGTGGACACAACTGGAAGAAAGGGAGCGCACGAAAGGTTACTAAAGGATTTTCAAGATGGAAAAGCAGATATTTTGTTAGGCACTCAAATGATTGCTAAAGGGCTTGATTTTCCAAATATCACACTAGTTGGTGTGCTTTCGGCAGATACTATGCTCCATTTACCAGATTTTCGGGCCTCTGAAAAAACCTTTCAGCTTTTAACCCAAGTGAGTGGGAGGGCTGGGCGCCACAAACTGCCAGGGGAGGTTGTTATTCAAACCTATACCCCTGAACATTACAGTGTGGAGTTAGCTGGCACGCAAGATTATGATCTATTTTATCAACGGGAGATGATGATTCGTAAAACCCACCATTATCCGCCGTTTTATTACCTCTCACTCATTACTATCAGTCATGAGCAGTTGATCACAGTAGTATCAGCTACAGAGAAAATTGTAAACTATGTCCGCTCACAGCTTTCAAAGGAAGCAGTAGTTTTGGGACCTGCGGCTTCACCGATCCCTAGGATTAATAATAGATATCGCTATCAATGTCTGATAAAATACAAGCGGGAACCGAACATGACAAAAACGTTAAAAACCATTTTAGATCAATATCAAATGGATACAAAGAGTGGTTTACTGGTTTCTATTGATGTCAACCCGTTTATCTTAATGTAA
- the coaBC gene encoding bifunctional phosphopantothenoylcysteine decarboxylase/phosphopantothenate--cysteine ligase CoaBC: MVKDKKILLCVTGGIAVYKAAALTSKLVQAGAQVKVILSESAEKFVTSLTFQALSRNEVYTNTFEEKNPQVIAHIDLADWADLILVAPATANTIAKLAHGVADNMITTTLLAATAPVWIAPAMNVHMYDHPAVKKNIATLADYGYQFIEPSEGYLACGYVGKGRLEEPEKIVELVQAFFSKEELKLIGKTVLITAGPTREKIDPVRFISNHSTGKMGYALAEAAQKQGARVILVSGPVQLPSPAGMEVVNIESAEEMYHAVMNHYESVDVVIKTAAVADYRPKTTYDHKVKKQEGDSSIELERTKDILFELGKRKKHQILVGFAAETDHIEEYATKKLNRKNADMIVANNVKAEGAGFGTDTNIVTLFKRSGTVTELPLMSKQAVAEKIIDEISSLIEGSGK, translated from the coding sequence ATGGTAAAGGATAAGAAAATATTATTATGTGTGACAGGAGGAATTGCTGTTTATAAAGCAGCAGCCTTAACAAGTAAACTTGTTCAAGCTGGGGCACAGGTGAAAGTCATTTTAAGTGAATCTGCTGAAAAATTTGTTACCTCATTAACCTTTCAAGCACTGTCCCGCAATGAGGTTTATACAAACACCTTCGAAGAAAAAAATCCGCAAGTTATTGCCCATATTGATCTAGCTGACTGGGCTGATTTAATTTTAGTTGCACCGGCAACGGCTAATACCATCGCAAAATTAGCTCATGGTGTTGCTGACAATATGATTACGACAACGTTGCTAGCTGCAACGGCACCGGTTTGGATTGCTCCAGCAATGAATGTACATATGTACGACCACCCGGCAGTGAAAAAAAATATTGCCACTTTAGCTGATTACGGATATCAATTTATTGAACCAAGTGAAGGCTATCTGGCTTGTGGATATGTTGGAAAAGGACGGCTTGAAGAACCAGAAAAAATTGTTGAATTAGTCCAGGCTTTTTTTAGTAAGGAAGAATTAAAGCTAATAGGTAAAACAGTTTTAATTACTGCGGGACCAACCCGTGAAAAAATTGACCCTGTACGTTTTATTTCTAACCATTCAACTGGAAAAATGGGCTATGCACTTGCAGAAGCGGCACAGAAACAAGGTGCACGTGTCATCTTAGTTTCAGGTCCAGTCCAGTTACCGTCACCTGCTGGAATGGAAGTGGTCAACATTGAAAGTGCTGAGGAAATGTATCACGCCGTTATGAACCATTACGAGAGTGTCGATGTTGTAATTAAGACGGCAGCTGTAGCTGATTATAGGCCTAAAACAACCTATGACCACAAAGTGAAGAAGCAGGAAGGCGACTCCAGCATTGAATTAGAAAGAACAAAAGATATTCTGTTTGAGTTAGGTAAAAGGAAAAAGCATCAAATATTAGTTGGGTTTGCCGCAGAGACCGATCATATCGAAGAATACGCAACCAAAAAATTAAACAGAAAAAATGCAGATATGATTGTCGCCAACAATGTGAAAGCAGAGGGTGCTGGGTTCGGAACAGATACGAATATTGTGACGCTCTTTAAACGTTCTGGAACGGTTACTGAATTACCGCTCATGTCAAAACAGGCTGTTGCCGAAAAGATTATTGATGAAATTAGTTCTCTTATAGAAGGATCTGGAAAATAA
- the rpoZ gene encoding DNA-directed RNA polymerase subunit omega, which translates to MLYPSIDSLLEKIDSKYSLVSVAAKRARVMSQVRDERLAKYVSYKCVGKALEEIYSGELTYRIAKKETSDE; encoded by the coding sequence ATGTTATATCCTTCTATCGATTCATTACTTGAAAAAATTGATTCCAAATACTCACTAGTTTCCGTTGCGGCAAAGCGTGCACGCGTAATGTCGCAAGTAAGGGACGAAAGACTTGCGAAATACGTCTCTTATAAATGTGTAGGTAAGGCGCTAGAAGAAATTTATAGCGGAGAGCTTACTTACCGTATTGCAAAAAAAGAAACATCTGATGAATAA
- the gmk gene encoding guanylate kinase has protein sequence MQEKGLLIVLSGPSGVGKGTVRKEIFSHPDTAFEYSISMTTRLPREGEVDGVDYFFKSREEFEALIEQGKLLEYAEFVGNYYGTPVDYVRQTLDAGKDVFLEIEVKGARQVREKFPEGLFIFLMPPSLSELKNRIVTRGTETEDIIHNRMLSAREEIEMMELYDYVVENDQVERACERVKAIVTAEHCRRERVEHRYKKLLEVE, from the coding sequence ATGCAGGAAAAAGGATTACTGATTGTTCTTTCAGGGCCATCTGGTGTTGGAAAAGGAACGGTACGAAAAGAAATATTCTCTCATCCAGATACAGCTTTTGAATATTCTATATCGATGACAACTCGCTTACCACGTGAGGGAGAAGTGGATGGCGTAGATTATTTTTTTAAATCAAGAGAAGAGTTTGAAGCGTTAATTGAGCAAGGGAAACTTCTAGAATATGCAGAATTTGTTGGGAACTATTATGGCACTCCTGTTGATTATGTTCGTCAAACCTTGGATGCAGGCAAAGATGTATTTTTAGAAATTGAAGTAAAAGGTGCTAGACAGGTACGAGAAAAGTTTCCAGAAGGGCTGTTTATTTTCCTCATGCCGCCAAGCCTGTCTGAATTAAAAAATCGAATTGTTACTAGAGGAACTGAAACAGAAGATATCATTCATAATCGCATGCTTTCTGCTCGAGAGGAAATTGAAATGATGGAATTGTATGATTATGTGGTTGAAAACGACCAAGTGGAACGTGCATGCGAACGTGTTAAAGCAATCGTAACTGCAGAGCATTGTCGTAGAGAACGTGTAGAGCATCGCTATAAAAAATTATTGGAGGTTGAATAG
- the remA gene encoding extracellular matrix/biofilm regulator RemA, with amino-acid sequence MSIKLINIGFGNIVSANRIISIVSPESAPIKRIIQDARDRGSLIDATYGRRTRAVIVMDSDHVILSAVQPETVAHRLSDRDETIDEG; translated from the coding sequence ATGTCGATTAAATTAATTAATATTGGATTTGGAAATATCGTTTCGGCCAATCGGATTATTTCAATCGTTAGCCCCGAATCTGCACCAATAAAAAGAATTATTCAAGACGCCCGTGACCGGGGGTCCTTGATTGATGCTACATACGGTAGACGTACACGTGCTGTCATTGTCATGGATAGCGACCATGTCATTCTGTCAGCTGTACAGCCAGAAACGGTTGCTCATCGATTATCTGACCGTGATGAAACTATTGATGAAGGGTAG
- a CDS encoding YicC/YloC family endoribonuclease, with amino-acid sequence MVISMTGFGRAKTESQFFSVNVEVKTVNHRFCEMNIRMPRQLLKIEDKLKKKLSQQIRRGRVEVYVSVEGEGVVTRKVHVDWNLIDEYYQFINEARSKYGVEGTVTIHDLLGRSDLLHIEESEVGNEELENLVLTATEEAVQLLLQMRMAEGEEIKKDLTAILAQLENDVFELQKYTPLVVQSFKDRLTKRMQEFLNGQLDETRILTEVAVFADKADINEEITRLKSHIQQFLQTLKSQEPIGRKLDFLVQEMNREANTIGSKANDSNIAKQVVEIKSLLEKLKEQVQNIE; translated from the coding sequence ATGGTTATTAGTATGACAGGCTTTGGCAGAGCTAAGACTGAATCGCAGTTCTTTTCTGTAAATGTAGAAGTTAAAACGGTAAATCACCGTTTTTGTGAAATGAATATTAGAATGCCAAGGCAGTTATTAAAAATAGAAGATAAATTAAAAAAGAAACTAAGCCAGCAGATTCGACGTGGACGAGTAGAAGTTTATGTAAGTGTAGAGGGTGAGGGAGTTGTTACCCGAAAGGTTCACGTGGACTGGAATCTGATTGATGAATATTATCAATTTATAAATGAAGCACGAAGCAAATATGGTGTGGAAGGAACTGTAACTATACACGATTTGCTTGGTCGAAGTGACCTATTACATATTGAAGAAAGTGAAGTCGGCAACGAAGAACTCGAAAATTTAGTTCTAACCGCTACGGAAGAAGCTGTTCAATTATTATTACAAATGAGAATGGCGGAAGGGGAAGAAATAAAAAAAGACCTGACTGCCATCTTAGCACAATTAGAAAACGATGTATTTGAGCTTCAGAAATATACTCCTCTCGTTGTTCAATCCTTTAAGGATCGTCTGACGAAAAGAATGCAGGAGTTTTTAAATGGGCAATTGGACGAAACAAGAATATTAACTGAAGTTGCCGTTTTTGCTGATAAAGCGGATATCAATGAGGAAATTACTCGTTTAAAAAGTCATATTCAGCAGTTCCTTCAGACGTTAAAAAGTCAGGAACCGATTGGGAGAAAGCTAGATTTTCTTGTTCAGGAAATGAATAGAGAGGCTAATACTATTGGTTCAAAAGCGAATGACTCAAACATTGCGAAACAAGTGGTAGAGATCAAGAGTTTACTTGAAAAATTGAAGGAACAGGTTCAAAATATCGAATGA
- a CDS encoding calcium-translocating P-type ATPase, SERCA-type produces MKFHEMKIEQVEKALETDFSSGLSQEEVKKRIDQYGLNELEEGEKQSALLLFFSQFKDFMVLVLLAATLISGLLGEYIDAIAIIAIVIINGFLGFFQERRAEKSLQALKELSAPQVSALRDGQWIKIPSKEIVVGDILKFSSGDRIGADVRVIESKSLEIEESALTGESVPVAKHIESLTNPNPGIGDMENIAFMGTMVTRGSGIGVVMATGMKTAMGQIADLLQSAQSQDTPLQRRLEQLGKILITVALLLTVLVVVVGVLRGHDLYEMFLAGVSLAVAAIPEGLPAIVTVALSLGVQKMIRQNAIVRKLPAVETLGCASVICSDKTGTMTQNKMTVTHLWSGGQTWTVDGVGYEPQGQFYRDDRTVQPKDEKALQQMLIFGMLCNHSDLVIKDDEFTLDGDPTEGALLVSAMKAGFERTKLLDEFTIVNEFPFDSARKMMSVHVKDKQGRHFIITKGAPDVILGISESILWDGRTQYLNKDSQNKVQDAINGLASQALRTIAIAFKPISTNTVILSEQEAEKQLTFIGVQGMIDPPRPEVKDAVKECKEAGIKTVMITGDHVITAKAIASQLGILTKKSKVLDGKALSDMSVEELEEIVDDVSVFARVSPEHKLKIVKALQNRGHIVAMTGDGVNDAPAIKAADIGVSMGITGTDVAKEASALILLDDNFATIKAAIKEGRNIYENIRKFVRYLLASNVGEILVMLFAMILALPLPLVPIQILWVNLVTDGLPAMALGLDRPEENVMKRKPRSPNEGVFSRGLGWKVVSRGFLIGIVTLLSFMIVYGNDPSKLQYAQTVAFATLVMAQLIHVFDCRSEKSVLSRNPFGNPYLVWAVISSLLLMLVVIYYPPLQPIFHTLPILAKDWLLIVGLSSIPTFLLAGTFLLRKTK; encoded by the coding sequence ATGAAATTCCATGAAATGAAGATAGAACAAGTAGAAAAGGCCTTAGAAACCGACTTTTCTTCTGGATTATCACAGGAAGAAGTAAAAAAACGGATAGACCAGTACGGGCTAAATGAATTAGAAGAAGGAGAAAAGCAATCGGCTTTACTCTTATTTTTTAGTCAATTTAAAGATTTTATGGTCTTAGTACTTCTTGCGGCTACCTTGATATCTGGATTACTTGGCGAATATATTGATGCAATTGCGATTATCGCCATCGTCATTATAAATGGTTTTCTTGGTTTTTTCCAAGAACGGCGGGCAGAAAAGTCACTCCAGGCGCTAAAGGAATTATCTGCTCCACAGGTGTCAGCTCTTAGGGATGGTCAATGGATCAAGATTCCTTCAAAGGAAATTGTCGTAGGTGATATTTTAAAGTTTAGCAGCGGAGATCGGATTGGTGCTGATGTTCGTGTAATTGAGTCAAAAAGTTTAGAAATTGAGGAATCTGCTCTTACGGGTGAATCTGTTCCAGTTGCTAAACATATAGAAAGCTTAACCAATCCAAACCCTGGAATTGGAGACATGGAAAATATCGCTTTTATGGGTACGATGGTAACTAGGGGAAGCGGCATAGGGGTTGTAATGGCGACGGGTATGAAAACCGCCATGGGGCAAATTGCTGATTTACTCCAAAGTGCACAATCGCAGGATACTCCATTACAACGACGCTTGGAGCAGCTAGGGAAGATTTTAATAACTGTTGCCTTATTGCTGACGGTCCTTGTGGTTGTAGTCGGGGTATTACGTGGACATGATTTATATGAAATGTTCTTAGCAGGGGTTTCTTTAGCTGTTGCAGCCATTCCAGAGGGTCTGCCTGCAATCGTGACGGTGGCATTATCACTTGGTGTACAGAAGATGATTAGGCAAAATGCGATTGTTAGGAAGCTGCCTGCAGTCGAAACACTTGGTTGCGCCTCGGTTATTTGCTCTGACAAAACTGGAACAATGACCCAAAATAAAATGACCGTAACACATTTGTGGAGCGGTGGACAAACTTGGACTGTAGACGGCGTTGGCTACGAGCCGCAGGGCCAGTTTTACCGGGATGATCGAACCGTACAGCCTAAAGATGAGAAAGCCTTACAGCAAATGCTGATTTTTGGTATGTTATGCAATCATTCAGACCTAGTGATAAAGGATGATGAATTTACGCTGGATGGAGACCCAACGGAAGGCGCCTTATTAGTAAGTGCAATGAAAGCAGGCTTTGAAAGGACAAAGCTATTAGACGAATTTACGATTGTGAATGAATTTCCGTTTGATTCTGCAAGAAAAATGATGAGCGTTCATGTAAAGGATAAACAAGGCAGGCATTTTATTATTACAAAAGGGGCCCCAGATGTCATTTTAGGGATTAGTGAATCGATCCTATGGGATGGACGGACTCAATACTTAAATAAGGATTCGCAAAATAAGGTCCAGGATGCAATCAATGGCCTTGCTTCACAGGCACTTCGGACCATAGCTATCGCTTTTAAACCAATATCTACAAACACCGTCATTTTAAGTGAACAAGAAGCAGAAAAACAGTTAACATTCATTGGAGTCCAAGGAATGATTGACCCGCCAAGACCTGAAGTAAAAGATGCCGTGAAAGAGTGTAAGGAAGCTGGTATTAAAACGGTAATGATCACGGGAGACCACGTGATTACAGCAAAAGCAATTGCTTCCCAGCTAGGCATTTTAACTAAGAAAAGCAAGGTGTTGGATGGTAAAGCATTATCTGATATGTCAGTGGAAGAACTTGAGGAAATAGTCGATGATGTTTCTGTTTTTGCAAGGGTTTCCCCAGAGCATAAGTTGAAAATTGTTAAAGCGTTACAAAATAGGGGGCATATTGTTGCCATGACAGGGGATGGAGTAAATGATGCTCCTGCAATAAAGGCAGCAGATATCGGGGTATCCATGGGGATTACAGGGACTGATGTTGCAAAAGAAGCTTCGGCGCTCATTCTGCTGGATGATAATTTTGCTACGATTAAAGCTGCGATTAAAGAAGGCAGAAACATTTATGAAAACATACGTAAATTTGTCCGTTATTTACTGGCATCCAATGTTGGTGAAATATTAGTCATGTTATTTGCAATGATTTTGGCATTGCCGCTTCCTCTCGTGCCAATCCAAATCCTTTGGGTTAATTTGGTTACGGATGGACTTCCTGCTATGGCACTTGGACTCGATCGACCAGAGGAAAATGTAATGAAACGAAAGCCAAGAAGCCCTAATGAAGGTGTTTTCTCCCGGGGGTTAGGATGGAAGGTTGTTTCAAGGGGATTCCTGATTGGGATTGTAACCTTATTATCGTTTATGATTGTTTATGGTAATGATCCGAGTAAGCTGCAGTATGCTCAAACAGTTGCCTTTGCCACACTAGTAATGGCTCAGTTAATCCATGTGTTTGATTGCCGGAGTGAAAAATCGGTCCTGTCAAGAAATCCATTTGGGAATCCATATCTAGTTTGGGCGGTTATTTCATCACTATTGTTAATGCTTGTTGTTATTTACTATCCACCTTTGCAGCCTATTTTCCATACACTGCCGATTCTTGCGAAAGATTGGTTGTTAATTGTAGGACTATCCTCTATTCCAACTTTTTTACTAGCAGGGACATTTTTATTAAGAAAAACAAAATAA
- a CDS encoding NFACT RNA binding domain-containing protein, with the protein MSFDGLFTKAMVAELVRSLKGGRINKVHQPYKNEVILTIRANGVNQKLLLSAHPSYARVQLTNEAYENPSEPPMFCMLLRKHIEGYILEDLYQVETDRMIIFEIKGRNEIGDISYKQLIIEIMGRHSNIVLVDKTRNVILDSIKHVSFAVNSHRAILPGQPYVYPPEQNKVNPFTAVEEDVLQKVDFNSGRIDRQLVEHFAGTSPLFAKEVLFQSGLANRTTVPSTFTRLIESIASDHISPSITSSGGKESFYLFPLEHLNGETKSYPTLSEMLDRFYFGKAERDRVKQQGNDIERFITNEKEKNEKKIEKLKNTLQDAERADQFQRYGELLTANLYAAKKGMNEIEVVNYYDEHGSTIAIALDPRKSPSENAQKYFSKYQKAKNAVTIVTEQIEKAQEEVMYFDNLLQQVIAASPKDLQEIREELVEGGYVRDRKKRNGKKIQNAKPVLDHFVSSDGTDIIVGKNNKQNDYLTNKLAARDEIWLHTKDIPGSHVVIRSKEPSDETIREAAVLAAYYSKARNSSSVPVDFTKVRYVKKPSGAKPGFVIYDNQQTVYVTPDEEMVLKLKKN; encoded by the coding sequence ATGTCATTTGATGGTTTATTTACAAAAGCAATGGTTGCTGAGCTTGTCCGCTCCTTAAAAGGCGGTCGAATCAACAAAGTCCATCAACCATATAAAAATGAAGTAATTCTTACAATCCGGGCAAATGGAGTCAATCAAAAGCTTCTCCTCTCAGCCCATCCAAGCTACGCAAGAGTACAGCTGACAAACGAAGCCTATGAAAATCCCAGCGAACCACCAATGTTTTGTATGTTGCTTAGAAAGCATATCGAAGGCTATATATTAGAAGACTTATATCAAGTTGAAACCGATCGAATGATTATTTTTGAAATAAAAGGTCGAAATGAAATCGGTGATATTAGCTATAAACAATTAATTATTGAAATTATGGGCAGACATAGCAATATAGTTTTAGTAGATAAAACAAGAAATGTCATCCTTGATAGTATTAAGCATGTTTCCTTTGCTGTTAACAGCCATCGAGCGATTTTACCAGGCCAGCCTTACGTATATCCCCCAGAACAAAATAAGGTAAACCCATTTACAGCTGTTGAAGAGGATGTATTACAGAAGGTTGATTTTAATAGCGGCAGGATTGACCGTCAGCTTGTCGAGCATTTTGCCGGTACCTCACCCCTTTTTGCTAAAGAGGTACTTTTCCAAAGCGGACTGGCAAATCGCACGACCGTTCCTTCAACCTTTACCCGGTTAATAGAAAGTATAGCTTCTGATCATATTTCTCCTTCTATTACTTCAAGCGGTGGAAAAGAATCATTTTATTTATTTCCACTTGAGCATTTGAATGGGGAAACGAAAAGCTATCCTACCCTTAGCGAAATGCTAGACCGCTTTTATTTCGGTAAGGCGGAACGTGACAGGGTGAAGCAGCAAGGGAATGATATTGAGCGGTTTATTACTAATGAGAAAGAAAAGAATGAAAAGAAAATTGAAAAACTAAAGAATACGTTACAGGACGCTGAGCGTGCGGATCAATTTCAGCGCTATGGCGAACTATTAACAGCTAACCTCTATGCGGCGAAAAAGGGCATGAATGAAATAGAAGTGGTCAATTATTATGATGAACACGGTAGTACGATTGCCATCGCATTAGACCCGAGGAAATCACCTTCTGAAAATGCCCAAAAGTATTTTTCTAAGTATCAAAAGGCAAAAAATGCGGTAACTATTGTAACGGAGCAAATAGAAAAAGCGCAGGAAGAAGTAATGTACTTTGATAATTTGTTGCAGCAAGTAATTGCCGCCTCTCCAAAGGATTTGCAAGAGATTCGCGAAGAGCTCGTAGAGGGTGGCTATGTCCGCGACCGGAAGAAAAGGAACGGCAAAAAAATTCAGAATGCTAAGCCGGTTTTAGATCACTTTGTGTCTTCTGATGGAACAGACATCATTGTTGGGAAGAACAATAAGCAAAATGATTATTTAACCAACAAGCTAGCTGCTAGAGACGAAATTTGGCTTCATACAAAGGACATTCCTGGTTCCCATGTTGTGATTCGCAGCAAAGAGCCCTCCGATGAAACCATTCGGGAGGCGGCCGTTTTGGCTGCTTATTACAGCAAAGCACGAAATTCAAGCTCCGTACCGGTTGATTTTACAAAGGTTCGCTATGTAAAAAAACCAAGTGGCGCAAAACCAGGTTTTGTTATTTATGATAATCAACAAACAGTTTATGTCACTCCTGATGAAGAAATGGTGTTGAAATTAAAGAAAAATTAG